A window of Rhodothermales bacterium contains these coding sequences:
- a CDS encoding T9SS type A sorting domain-containing protein, whose translation MSNPVVRVHPGFGWMVFLLSLALLPPQASAQGLGPIPADYLDVRPHRYTYLSASGVDYSFERTDLAGEAVVHPTALNFGPDGRLYVAQENGLVVAYTIERMGPQAYTVTAEEVLRQVKLDTQNHDDDGEPNDSTVAQGPFQLNLDTQRQATGVLVVGTASIPVIYVSSSDPRQGGVGGVHDTDLDTNSGVISRLTKQGNSWVKVDLVRGLPRSEEQHAPNGMVYDEATNILYLATGGITNAGAPAENFGRTNEYALSAAILAIDLTMLEAMPVLTDDAGASYVYDLPTLDDPTRPNVNGIDDPTAEGYDGIDVNDPFGGNDGLNQAKVIPDGPVQLFATGFRNPYDIVMTRTPGREGRFYTVDNGANAGWGGIPMGEQEYTQAGESGVCTNDYDPSEPGSNAAAGNDNKVNNLNGLHYIREVDPGHRYYGGHPNPVRGNPMGAGLYTYDDVTGVFRTSTTGDNPLPADWPPVPESAAYAAECDFRNSGEGDGALANYVPSTNGIAEYTATNFDGGLQGAILSVGMNGDVYIAKLNEAGDQVIEGDASGVAVLFPSIGGVPLDLVAQGDDDPFPGTIWTANYLGESITVFEPMESGGVAIEDGDGMPGSYTLYGNYPNPFDVATTVVFDLPTAANVRLEVFDVLGRRALALPEVAVPAGSNRQLEIQGGELSAGAYVYRLTIRQGADTRILSGGMTVAR comes from the coding sequence ATGTCTAATCCTGTTGTTCGTGTTCATCCCGGCTTCGGCTGGATGGTGTTCCTCCTTTCCCTCGCGCTACTCCCGCCCCAGGCATCCGCCCAGGGGTTGGGCCCAATCCCGGCCGACTACCTCGATGTCCGCCCCCATCGGTACACCTATCTATCCGCCTCCGGCGTCGATTATTCGTTCGAGCGCACCGACCTCGCCGGCGAGGCGGTGGTCCACCCGACAGCGCTGAACTTCGGGCCAGACGGCCGGCTCTATGTCGCCCAGGAAAATGGGCTCGTTGTGGCCTACACGATCGAGCGGATGGGCCCTCAGGCCTATACGGTGACGGCTGAAGAGGTGCTCCGCCAGGTGAAACTCGACACCCAGAACCACGATGACGACGGCGAGCCGAACGACAGCACGGTGGCTCAGGGCCCGTTCCAGTTGAACCTGGATACCCAGCGCCAGGCTACGGGGGTTCTGGTCGTGGGCACGGCATCGATCCCGGTCATCTACGTGTCCTCGAGCGATCCCCGACAGGGCGGCGTCGGCGGCGTGCACGATACAGATCTGGACACGAACTCGGGTGTGATCAGCCGGCTCACGAAACAGGGCAACAGCTGGGTGAAGGTCGATCTCGTCCGCGGCCTGCCGCGCTCCGAGGAGCAGCACGCGCCCAACGGGATGGTCTACGACGAGGCCACGAATATCCTGTACCTCGCCACAGGCGGCATCACCAACGCCGGCGCCCCGGCTGAGAATTTTGGCAGGACGAACGAATACGCGCTTTCGGCCGCCATCCTGGCGATCGACCTCACGATGCTCGAGGCAATGCCGGTCCTGACGGACGACGCCGGCGCGAGCTACGTCTACGATCTTCCCACCCTCGACGACCCGACCCGGCCCAACGTCAACGGCATCGACGACCCCACGGCCGAAGGCTACGACGGCATCGATGTCAACGACCCCTTCGGCGGCAACGATGGTCTGAACCAGGCGAAGGTCATCCCCGACGGGCCGGTCCAGCTCTTCGCCACGGGCTTCCGCAATCCGTATGACATCGTCATGACTCGTACGCCCGGCCGCGAAGGGCGTTTTTATACGGTGGATAATGGCGCCAACGCCGGCTGGGGAGGCATCCCCATGGGAGAGCAAGAATACACCCAGGCCGGCGAGTCCGGCGTCTGCACCAACGACTACGATCCGTCCGAGCCGGGCTCCAACGCCGCCGCGGGGAACGACAACAAGGTCAATAACCTTAACGGACTCCACTACATCCGCGAGGTAGACCCCGGCCACCGGTACTACGGAGGCCACCCGAACCCCGTGCGCGGCAACCCGATGGGCGCCGGCCTCTATACATACGACGACGTCACCGGCGTCTTCCGCACCAGCACGACCGGCGACAACCCGTTGCCGGCGGACTGGCCGCCGGTGCCCGAGAGCGCGGCCTACGCGGCCGAGTGTGACTTCCGCAACTCCGGCGAAGGCGACGGCGCGCTGGCCAACTACGTCCCGTCCACCAACGGCATCGCGGAGTACACCGCCACGAACTTCGACGGCGGGCTCCAGGGCGCGATCCTGTCGGTTGGGATGAACGGCGATGTGTACATCGCGAAGCTCAACGAAGCCGGCGACCAGGTGATCGAGGGGGATGCCAGCGGCGTGGCCGTGCTCTTCCCTTCGATCGGCGGCGTTCCGCTGGACCTCGTGGCGCAGGGCGACGATGATCCGTTCCCGGGCACCATATGGACGGCCAACTACCTCGGCGAAAGTATCACCGTCTTCGAGCCCATGGAAAGCGGCGGCGTCGCGATCGAGGATGGCGATGGGATGCCAGGGTCGTACACCCTCTACGGCAACTACCCGAACCCGTTCGACGTCGCGACTACCGTCGTATTCGATCTCCCCACGGCGGCGAACGTCCGTCTTGAGGTGTTCGACGTACTCGGCCGGCGCGCGCTGGCGCTGCCCGAAGTCGCCGTCCCGGCCGGCTCCAATCGCCAGCTCGAAATCCAGGGCGGCGAGTTGTCCGCCGGCGCCTATGTCTACCGCCTCACGATCCGCCAGGGCGCCGATACCCGCATCCTCAGCGGCGGGATGACGGTGGCGCGATGA
- a CDS encoding sugar ABC transporter permease codes for MRRLVYGPSSSAERHAPVWWLLPVLVYFALFQYYPILKSIYISFFDYGLLRRDTPFVGLANYVRQFQDPLFVSALGNTLVFVASAVGFGVVLALLFAILVERTGRWARYYRTLFFIPVVVSLLATTMVWRWLYASNGLFNFVLTWFGFNPQAWLLSEDLALPALVALTVWKNIGFDLVLFSAALQAIPESYYEASSLDGANEWQDFLFITLPQLRPIVLLVCITAVIRSFQVFTTVLAMTQGGPLNATRTVVYHIYEQGIQYDEMGYASAASVVLLIIVGLLAAIQWRVGAER; via the coding sequence ATGAGGCGGCTGGTTTACGGCCCGTCGAGCAGCGCCGAACGGCACGCGCCCGTGTGGTGGCTGCTGCCAGTCCTGGTGTATTTCGCGCTGTTTCAGTACTACCCGATCCTAAAAAGCATCTACATCAGCTTTTTCGACTACGGGTTGTTGAGGCGGGATACGCCGTTCGTGGGCCTGGCCAACTACGTGCGCCAGTTTCAAGACCCGCTGTTTGTTTCGGCCCTGGGCAATACGCTGGTGTTCGTGGCCTCGGCGGTGGGTTTCGGTGTGGTGCTGGCGTTACTCTTTGCGATCCTCGTGGAGCGGACGGGCCGCTGGGCGCGGTATTACCGGACGCTCTTTTTTATCCCGGTGGTCGTCTCCCTGCTGGCCACCACGATGGTGTGGCGGTGGCTGTATGCCTCCAACGGGTTGTTCAACTTCGTGTTGACCTGGTTCGGGTTCAATCCGCAGGCCTGGCTGCTGAGCGAGGACCTGGCGTTGCCGGCGCTGGTGGCGCTCACCGTCTGGAAAAACATCGGGTTCGACCTGGTGCTGTTTTCGGCGGCTCTGCAAGCGATCCCGGAGTCGTATTACGAGGCCTCCAGCCTCGACGGGGCGAACGAGTGGCAGGATTTCCTGTTCATCACCCTCCCGCAGCTCCGCCCCATCGTGCTGCTGGTCTGTATCACCGCCGTCATCCGCTCGTTTCAGGTGTTCACGACCGTCCTGGCCATGACGCAGGGCGGCCCGCTGAATGCCACGCGGACGGTGGTCTACCACATCTACGAGCAGGGTATCCAGTACGATGAGATGGGCTACGCCTCGGCGGCGTCTGTTGTCTTGTTGATCATCGTCGGACTGCTGGCGGCCATCCAGTGGCGGGTGGGGGCGGAACGATGA
- a CDS encoding ABC transporter permease, with amino-acid sequence MLFEKLTYNFNIAIEAIAYNKLRALLTSLGIIFGVGSVIAMLAIGSGARQEILDQIRLLGANNIIITPIVQQQEGAVEDEGNVDLTEKQPYSPGLTLADAASIRALVPQVATVNPEIVVETVALRPGFRRTTKLVGVENAFFATSGFELAQGQFFSEEHMRSNASVAIIGQDVKTKFFAKEEAIGNRIKCGQLWLTVIGVLKERNIDAKSIERLGIRNYDLDIYTPITTMLLRFENRAQVTGQEILQAQQEQQQGVAPTSENYHQLDRLVVGVEGSEFVQPVAEVITRMLERRHYGVVDYEVTIPEMLLEQEQRTQNLFNIVLAAIASISLVVGGIGIMNIMLASVMERIKEIGIRRSLGATRQDVHMQFLIEAMALSFSGGVIGILVGLSISFGIEQATGIETIVSLFSVLLAFVVAVTVGLVFGFLPARRAAEHDPVDALRHE; translated from the coding sequence ATGCTGTTCGAAAAACTTACCTACAATTTTAACATCGCCATCGAAGCGATCGCCTACAATAAATTGCGGGCGTTGCTGACGTCGCTGGGCATCATCTTTGGCGTGGGATCGGTGATCGCGATGCTCGCCATCGGGAGCGGGGCGCGGCAGGAGATCCTGGATCAGATCCGGCTGCTCGGGGCCAATAACATTATCATCACCCCGATCGTCCAGCAGCAAGAAGGCGCGGTTGAGGACGAAGGCAACGTCGATCTCACCGAAAAACAACCGTATTCGCCGGGGCTCACGCTGGCCGACGCGGCGAGTATCCGCGCGCTTGTACCGCAGGTGGCCACCGTGAACCCCGAGATCGTCGTCGAAACCGTCGCGCTACGGCCCGGCTTCCGGAGGACGACCAAGCTGGTGGGTGTGGAGAACGCCTTCTTTGCGACAAGCGGATTCGAACTCGCCCAGGGGCAGTTTTTCAGCGAGGAGCACATGCGGTCCAATGCCTCGGTGGCCATCATCGGGCAGGATGTGAAGACCAAGTTTTTTGCCAAGGAGGAGGCGATCGGCAACCGGATCAAGTGCGGTCAGCTGTGGCTCACGGTGATCGGGGTGTTGAAGGAGCGCAACATCGACGCCAAGAGTATCGAGCGGCTCGGGATTCGCAACTACGACCTGGACATCTACACGCCCATCACGACGATGCTGCTCCGCTTCGAGAACCGCGCGCAGGTGACGGGGCAGGAGATCCTGCAGGCGCAGCAGGAACAGCAGCAGGGAGTGGCGCCGACCTCCGAAAACTACCATCAGCTGGATCGGCTGGTGGTGGGGGTGGAGGGGTCGGAGTTCGTCCAGCCCGTTGCGGAAGTCATTACTCGGATGCTGGAGCGCCGGCACTACGGGGTGGTGGATTACGAGGTGACGATACCCGAGATGCTGCTGGAGCAGGAGCAGCGCACGCAGAACCTCTTCAACATCGTGCTCGCCGCCATCGCCTCGATCAGCCTCGTGGTGGGTGGCATCGGCATCATGAACATCATGCTCGCTTCCGTGATGGAGCGGATCAAGGAAATCGGCATCCGGCGCTCGCTTGGCGCGACGCGGCAGGACGTGCACATGCAGTTTCTGATCGAGGCCATGGCGCTGAGCTTCAGCGGGGGCGTGATCGGGATTCTGGTGGGATTGTCGATCAGCTTCGGGATCGAACAGGCGACGGGGATCGAGACCATCGTCTCCCTCTTTTCCGTGCTGCTGGCGTTTGTCGTGGCCGTGACGGTCGGCCTGGTGTTTGGCTTCCTGCCGGCCCGACGCGCCGCCGAACACGACCCCGTGGATGCGTTGCGACACGAGTAG
- a CDS encoding CocE/NonD family hydrolase: MNPTFRRAATLIPLLLTLAFAGCDAPEPPAEGPYVISDHYTKHEYRIPMRDGVHLYTAVYLPKAVDEALPFLVHRTPYSSGPYGPDAFPDQLGPAGSARFMDEGFIFVNQDVRGRFMSEGSFVNMTPACPSGAPAGCMDESTDMYDTVEWLLANVQPNNGRVGILGISYPGFYAAASIVNSHPAIRAASPQAPIADWFIGDDFHHNGAFYLQDGFNFFRRFEHPEPNPTAARMDPFEYPVDDAYTFFLDLGALPNANKRYFNHQIAYWDSMMTHGTYDAFWQQSNILPFLNNVTASVMTVAGLYDAEDPYGPIGIYKSIEERNPDATNTLVLGPWFHGGWVRSTGDALGNVSFEEQTAIFYQDEIDLPFFTFHLKDKGAIDLPEALAFASGSNDWHRLPAWPPPDMTTRSIYFHADGRLSFDPPPADGADSYASDPANPVPYTQEKTTSRSREYMVEDQRFVAGRPDVLVYQTEPLTEDITFAGPVATTLHISTTGTDADFIVKLIDVFPDDTPEHLEPADKYLDVPMAGYQMMVRGEVFRAKFRNSFETPEPLTPGAMETIRFAAPDIFHTFKAGHRIMVQIQSTWFPLVDRNPQQFMDIYSADDADFLPATHTVHRSATHPSRLEIGQFIAQ; the protein is encoded by the coding sequence ATGAATCCCACCTTCCGCCGCGCCGCGACCCTCATCCCGCTCCTTCTCACCCTCGCCTTCGCCGGCTGCGACGCCCCCGAACCGCCAGCGGAAGGCCCGTACGTCATCTCCGACCACTACACAAAACACGAATACCGCATCCCCATGCGCGACGGCGTGCACCTCTACACGGCCGTCTACCTCCCGAAGGCGGTGGATGAAGCTCTACCATTCCTGGTCCATCGAACCCCCTACAGCTCAGGCCCGTACGGCCCCGACGCCTTCCCGGATCAGCTGGGCCCGGCTGGCTCCGCCCGCTTCATGGATGAGGGATTCATCTTCGTCAACCAGGACGTCCGCGGCCGGTTTATGTCCGAGGGGAGCTTTGTCAACATGACGCCGGCCTGCCCCAGCGGTGCGCCGGCTGGGTGCATGGACGAAAGCACGGACATGTATGACACCGTCGAGTGGCTCCTCGCCAACGTCCAACCCAATAACGGCCGCGTTGGGATCCTGGGGATCTCCTACCCCGGCTTCTACGCCGCCGCCAGCATCGTCAACTCCCATCCCGCCATCCGCGCCGCCTCGCCGCAAGCCCCGATCGCTGACTGGTTCATCGGGGACGACTTCCACCACAACGGGGCGTTTTACCTGCAGGACGGCTTCAACTTCTTCAGACGATTCGAACACCCGGAGCCCAACCCGACGGCCGCTCGCATGGATCCTTTTGAATACCCTGTCGACGACGCCTACACGTTTTTCCTCGACCTCGGCGCGCTGCCCAACGCGAACAAACGCTACTTCAACCACCAGATCGCGTACTGGGACTCGATGATGACGCATGGCACATACGACGCCTTCTGGCAGCAGAGCAACATCCTCCCCTTTCTGAACAACGTTACCGCCAGCGTCATGACTGTCGCGGGGCTGTACGATGCCGAGGACCCCTACGGCCCCATCGGCATCTATAAGAGCATCGAGGAGCGCAACCCGGACGCGACAAACACGCTCGTGCTCGGCCCCTGGTTTCACGGCGGATGGGTACGCTCCACCGGCGACGCCCTGGGCAATGTGTCTTTCGAAGAACAGACGGCGATCTTCTACCAGGATGAAATCGACCTGCCCTTCTTCACCTTCCACCTCAAGGACAAGGGCGCCATCGACCTGCCCGAGGCCCTGGCATTCGCCAGCGGCTCGAATGACTGGCACCGGCTGCCGGCCTGGCCGCCGCCCGACATGACGACGCGCTCGATCTATTTTCACGCCGACGGCCGACTAAGCTTCGATCCACCGCCAGCCGATGGCGCGGACAGCTATGCCAGCGACCCGGCCAACCCGGTGCCTTACACCCAGGAGAAAACGACGAGCCGCTCGCGCGAATATATGGTGGAAGATCAGCGCTTCGTCGCCGGCCGGCCGGACGTGCTCGTCTACCAGACCGAGCCGCTGACCGAAGACATCACCTTTGCCGGCCCGGTCGCCACGACGCTCCATATCTCCACCACGGGGACAGACGCCGACTTCATCGTGAAATTGATCGATGTGTTTCCGGACGATACGCCCGAGCACCTGGAGCCGGCCGATAAATACCTGGACGTCCCGATGGCCGGCTACCAGATGATGGTCCGCGGCGAGGTCTTCCGCGCCAAATTCCGGAACAGCTTCGAAACGCCCGAGCCGCTCACCCCCGGCGCCATGGAAACGATCCGCTTCGCCGCGCCCGATATTTTCCACACCTTCAAGGCCGGACACCGGATCATGGTGCAGATCCAGAGCACCTGGTTTCCGCTCGTCGACCGCAATCCGCAGCAGTTCATGGACATCTACAGTGCCGACGACGCGGATTTCCTGCCGGCGACGCACACCGTCCACCGCTCGGCCACGCACCCCTCCCGCCTTGAAATCGGGCAATTTATCGCCCAATAA
- a CDS encoding carbohydrate ABC transporter permease produces the protein MNTRPTTAGAVRRKSPLVDVLVHALLILGSLVMVGPLVWMALSSLKTPANAEAFFDTPRELLAVLRSLWPDPLTWENYRAVFTERPMLRYFLNSAVYTGLKILPGLFFCSLAGFLFAKTRFRGRNLLFWSIIATMMVPFQIKMLTLYEMMVQFGWVDTYWAVAAVGLMEPFGIFLFRQTIKGIPDELLDAARIDGCGLFRSYWSVVLPLIRPTLAAYSIFLFMWSWSDFLWPLIVINSELLKPVEVGILGFSDINNPDYVKMMAAATVAVAPVVVFFLLMQRQFIRGVTLSGLKG, from the coding sequence ATGAACACACGCCCCACGACAGCCGGCGCCGTCCGGCGGAAATCCCCCCTCGTGGATGTACTGGTCCACGCCCTGCTCATTCTGGGCAGTCTTGTCATGGTCGGGCCGCTGGTGTGGATGGCGCTGAGTTCGCTGAAGACGCCGGCCAACGCCGAGGCGTTTTTCGACACCCCGCGCGAGCTGCTGGCCGTCCTCCGCAGTCTCTGGCCAGACCCGCTCACGTGGGAGAACTACCGCGCCGTGTTCACCGAGCGGCCGATGCTGCGGTATTTCCTGAACAGCGCGGTTTATACCGGGCTCAAGATCCTACCCGGATTGTTCTTTTGTTCGCTCGCCGGCTTCCTGTTTGCCAAAACACGCTTTCGGGGCCGGAATCTTCTATTCTGGAGCATCATCGCCACCATGATGGTCCCGTTCCAGATCAAGATGCTCACCCTCTACGAGATGATGGTCCAATTCGGCTGGGTAGATACCTACTGGGCCGTCGCGGCCGTCGGGCTGATGGAGCCGTTCGGCATCTTCCTCTTCCGGCAGACGATCAAGGGCATCCCGGACGAGTTGCTCGACGCCGCCCGAATCGATGGGTGCGGCCTCTTCCGGAGCTACTGGAGCGTCGTCCTCCCCCTCATCCGCCCGACGCTCGCCGCGTACAGCATTTTCCTGTTCATGTGGTCGTGGAGCGACTTCCTCTGGCCACTGATCGTCATCAACTCGGAACTGCTGAAGCCGGTCGAAGTGGGCATCCTCGGCTTTTCCGACATCAACAACCCGGACTACGTCAAGATGATGGCCGCCGCCACCGTGGCCGTCGCCCCCGTCGTCGTCTTCTTCCTGCTCATGCAGCGCCAGTTCATCCGAGGCGTCACGCTGAGCGGGCTGAAGGGGTGA
- a CDS encoding ethylbenzene dehydrogenase-related protein: MTRQPILSFLLAGALATPALAQNTTLVVQPGAPVLDGVVSAGEWASSPLVTARGVTLNAMADGDYLYVAASWADATEDASHSRYNFNGTGWSKAGDEDRIAFVFDMGQTGADGANCQAFCHFPIMSTNGGMVDVWQWRASRSNPMGIADDTHWNATGQIHDDGVTAVLLNAQDEITGLPGFMASVDPGAIANFLVENADVLAAFDPYGVQAGKKIEEAVAFNAGATFAANDKIPGHVLRIPSGSVADVKAAGAFGNGVWTVEFKRPYAGGAQDFTVVPGASVQFAHELFDNQGSNHALDATAVDPTLYTMDFSAIVGVSVEPVSDALPRRTALGQNYPNPFTGATSIEVEIAEPAFTRLDVLDLHGRVVRTLLQESLAPGPYRIPFDSRDLASGSYFYRLTNGAYSETRAMVLVR; encoded by the coding sequence ATGACAAGGCAACCCATCCTTTCCTTCCTCCTCGCCGGCGCCCTGGCGACGCCGGCCCTCGCCCAGAACACCACCCTCGTCGTACAGCCCGGCGCGCCGGTGCTCGATGGCGTCGTTTCGGCGGGTGAGTGGGCGTCTTCGCCGCTTGTCACGGCGCGCGGCGTGACACTCAACGCCATGGCCGACGGCGACTACCTCTATGTCGCGGCCTCATGGGCGGATGCGACCGAGGACGCCTCGCACAGCCGGTACAACTTCAACGGCACCGGCTGGTCGAAAGCCGGCGACGAAGATCGGATCGCTTTTGTGTTCGATATGGGGCAAACCGGCGCCGACGGCGCCAACTGCCAGGCCTTCTGCCACTTTCCGATCATGAGCACCAACGGCGGCATGGTGGACGTGTGGCAGTGGCGCGCCTCGCGTTCCAACCCGATGGGCATCGCCGACGACACCCACTGGAACGCCACCGGCCAGATTCACGACGACGGCGTCACGGCCGTGTTACTGAATGCTCAGGATGAAATCACCGGTCTGCCCGGCTTCATGGCCAGCGTGGACCCCGGGGCGATCGCCAACTTCCTCGTCGAAAACGCCGATGTGCTCGCGGCCTTCGATCCCTATGGTGTCCAGGCCGGCAAGAAGATCGAAGAGGCCGTCGCCTTTAACGCGGGGGCGACCTTTGCGGCAAACGACAAGATTCCTGGCCATGTGCTGCGGATTCCGTCGGGCAGTGTGGCGGACGTCAAGGCGGCCGGCGCATTCGGCAACGGCGTCTGGACGGTCGAGTTCAAGCGGCCGTACGCCGGCGGGGCGCAGGACTTTACCGTCGTGCCGGGCGCATCCGTGCAGTTCGCGCACGAACTGTTCGACAACCAGGGCAGCAACCACGCCCTCGACGCGACGGCCGTGGATCCGACGTTGTACACGATGGATTTCTCCGCGATTGTCGGAGTGAGTGTCGAGCCCGTCTCCGACGCGCTGCCGCGCCGGACGGCGCTGGGGCAGAACTACCCGAATCCATTCACCGGGGCCACGAGCATCGAGGTCGAGATCGCCGAGCCGGCGTTCACCCGGCTGGACGTGCTGGACCTCCACGGCCGCGTCGTTCGGACGCTGCTCCAAGAAAGCCTCGCGCCCGGGCCGTACCGCATCCCGTTCGACAGCCGCGACCTGGCCTCGGGGAGCTATTTCTACCGGCTCACCAATGGCGCCTATTCCGAAACTCGTGCGATGGTGCTGGTGCGGTAG
- a CDS encoding TolC family protein: MAAPTLAQPAVSLTLDEAIARGQVQGPDARIARYDRDIAEWDYRATRAELLPALSLNGNAPGYLRSLTSLDLDDGSLRYIQQQRTFSSMSLALSQPIPLTGGSIRVSSGLSRITQTGGFGSNQWQAAPLLVSLDQPLFQYNALKWQRRLEPLRLEVAERAFTEDMATIAWEVANRYFDVFEAQQDIEIAVFNVAVNDTIFVLSQGRFDIGRIAENDLLQSELQLINARTARDNAEINHQRAVQELRIALRMEPGQTIELIPPMQLPEITTTPEEAVDQARQRQPAALQAELDELEAERLLEQARRNVFAIDVSASYGLNQSTTDLSRVYTDPLDRQQFNLGFQVPIFQWGQSRARIQSALAARRRAEEASDLQREELDQAVYFETLQLQLLRRQVEVAAQADTIATRRFEVARNRYLVGNIDITDLFNAQNEKDAANRSYIQTLRRFWSSYFTVQRLTMIDLSLKTPLSF; the protein is encoded by the coding sequence ATGGCGGCCCCGACCCTCGCCCAGCCGGCCGTGAGCCTGACGCTCGACGAGGCCATCGCGCGCGGGCAGGTGCAGGGGCCGGATGCCCGGATTGCGCGGTACGACCGCGATATCGCCGAGTGGGACTATCGGGCGACGCGGGCCGAGTTGTTGCCGGCGTTGTCGCTCAACGGCAACGCGCCGGGGTACCTCCGCTCGCTTACCAGCCTGGACCTGGACGACGGCTCGCTGCGCTACATCCAGCAGCAGCGCACGTTTTCCTCCATGAGCCTCGCACTCAGCCAGCCGATTCCGCTCACCGGCGGCAGTATACGGGTGTCATCCGGGCTCAGCCGGATCACCCAGACCGGCGGGTTCGGGTCCAACCAGTGGCAGGCGGCCCCGTTGTTGGTATCGCTCGATCAACCGCTTTTTCAGTACAATGCGTTGAAGTGGCAGCGCCGGCTGGAGCCACTACGCCTCGAAGTGGCCGAACGGGCCTTCACGGAGGACATGGCGACCATTGCCTGGGAGGTGGCAAACCGGTATTTCGATGTGTTCGAGGCCCAACAGGATATCGAGATCGCCGTGTTCAACGTGGCCGTCAACGACACGATCTTCGTGCTCTCGCAAGGGCGCTTCGACATCGGCCGGATCGCCGAGAACGACCTGCTGCAGAGCGAACTCCAACTCATCAACGCGCGGACGGCGCGGGACAATGCCGAAATCAACCACCAACGCGCCGTCCAGGAGCTTCGGATCGCGTTGCGTATGGAGCCGGGGCAGACGATAGAGCTTATCCCGCCGATGCAGTTGCCTGAGATCACCACCACGCCGGAGGAGGCGGTGGATCAAGCGCGGCAGCGGCAGCCGGCGGCGTTACAGGCAGAGCTGGACGAGCTGGAGGCGGAACGCCTGCTCGAACAGGCGAGGCGGAACGTGTTCGCGATCGACGTGTCCGCCAGCTACGGCTTGAACCAGAGCACCACGGATCTGAGCCGTGTCTACACCGATCCGCTAGACCGGCAGCAGTTTAACCTTGGCTTCCAGGTGCCCATCTTCCAGTGGGGCCAGTCGCGCGCCCGTATCCAGTCTGCCCTGGCCGCTCGCCGGCGGGCGGAGGAGGCCAGCGATCTGCAGCGGGAGGAGTTGGACCAGGCCGTGTACTTTGAGACCCTGCAGCTTCAGCTGCTCCGCCGGCAGGTGGAGGTGGCCGCCCAGGCGGACACCATCGCCACGCGCCGGTTCGAAGTGGCGCGCAACCGGTATCTCGTGGGCAACATCGACATCACCGACCTCTTCAATGCCCAGAACGAAAAGGACGCCGCGAACCGGTCGTATATCCAGACCCTGCGCCGCTTCTGGAGCTCCTATTTCACCGTCCAGCGGCTGACCATGATTGATCTGAGCCTGAAAACGCCCCTTTCGTTTTAA
- a CDS encoding cobalamin-independent methionine synthase II family protein: MIQTTVVGSYPILDWLVAAPSRQALEDATSVVLKTQELAGIDVVADGELYRFDINHPETNGMIEYFVNPLEGIRSRVTRRDVEDFRKIKGMGFRTRPAAVVEGPLGEGMLNLVDDYRRVRRLTTAPLKFTVTGPHMLAKTLLDRQYADVPELAHALAGVLAAQLREIDADIVQLDEANITGSPEEAEWAASALNVMLDAIPTKPAVHLCFGNYGGQSIQKGHWETLIAYINRLRTDHMVLEFAFRGESELQHLRDIRPEIGLGIGVIDIKTTVVETPELVARRIEAAAKAAGVERIRYVHPDCGFWMLKRSIADAKMRALVKGRDLFEGK; this comes from the coding sequence GTGATCCAAACCACCGTCGTCGGCAGTTACCCCATCCTCGACTGGCTCGTGGCCGCCCCGAGCCGGCAGGCGCTTGAAGACGCCACCAGCGTCGTGCTCAAAACGCAGGAGCTCGCCGGCATCGACGTCGTCGCCGACGGCGAGTTGTACCGGTTCGACATCAACCACCCCGAGACGAACGGGATGATCGAGTACTTCGTCAACCCGCTGGAGGGCATCCGCAGCCGGGTGACGCGGCGGGATGTGGAGGATTTTCGGAAGATCAAGGGGATGGGCTTCCGGACCCGGCCGGCCGCTGTCGTCGAGGGCCCGCTGGGCGAGGGGATGCTGAACCTGGTGGACGACTACCGGCGCGTCCGCCGGCTGACGACGGCGCCGCTCAAGTTCACCGTCACCGGCCCGCACATGCTGGCGAAGACCCTGCTCGATCGGCAGTACGCCGACGTCCCCGAGCTGGCCCACGCCCTCGCCGGGGTACTCGCCGCGCAGCTCCGCGAGATCGACGCCGATATCGTCCAGCTCGACGAAGCCAACATCACCGGCTCCCCCGAGGAGGCCGAGTGGGCCGCGAGCGCGCTGAATGTCATGCTGGATGCCATCCCTACGAAGCCGGCTGTGCACCTGTGCTTCGGGAATTACGGCGGTCAGTCGATTCAAAAGGGTCACTGGGAGACCCTCATCGCCTACATCAACCGCCTGCGCACCGACCACATGGTGCTCGAATTCGCCTTTCGCGGCGAGTCTGAACTCCAGCATCTCCGCGACATCCGCCCCGAAATCGGCCTCGGAATCGGCGTGATCGACATCAAAACCACCGTCGTCGAGACCCCCGAACTCGTCGCCCGGCGGATCGAAGCCGCCGCGAAGGCCGCCGGCGTGGAGCGCATCCGGTACGTCCACCCCGACTGCGGCTTCTGGATGCTCAAACGCTCCATCGCCGACGCGAAGATGCGGGCGCTGGTGAAAGGAAGAGATTTGTTTGAGGGGAAGTGA